The Salvia miltiorrhiza cultivar Shanhuang (shh) chromosome 1, IMPLAD_Smil_shh, whole genome shotgun sequence genome has a window encoding:
- the LOC131006225 gene encoding receptor-like protein 7 → MLPKLFFIIISTLISSFTFTNSYTQCLHHQKTLLLQLKDELDFYSSLSTKLVRWNESDECCKWHGVECDVAGYVVSLQLDNESISGGIADSSSLFKLMHLQKLNLAYNSFNNTPIPKGIHNLTYLTHLNLSSAEFGGQVPAEISSLRRLVSLDISYGFTISVKLEMLVSNLTGLRELYLDYANVNSAHERRKWSPIIASYLPNLTALSLSGCWLSGPLAKSFWQLHSLSILRLDFNEDLEIELPDLFANFPSLTTLSLSDCSLKGSIPPTFANLTNLIRVDLSGNSFSGNIPHSLFANLTKLIRLDLSSNFFTGSLSSMLFEGLSNLSYLDLKSNSFSGNIPHSIFALPSLLQLYLRNNQFNGTLQLDKCQNLANLIFLDLSENRLSVDVGNLNSTSYGSLQLKELRLASCNLSHFPNFIKHSDDLRTLDLSYNRIGGEIPSWIWGTQLQYLNLSFNLLTHLQKPYHIPASLEELYLYSNQLKGELHLPIPPASQLMYLYLANNSLSGSIPTSLCSATQLYFLDLSANELSGGIPPCLLERNISDLDLSRNNISGSIPDNFPMDCQLGYLDLNNNTLEGKIPRSLERCEWLRFMNVGNNNINDSFPCMLSSTLSFLVLHSNRFYGEVRCHNRSWDDLQILDISSNQFSGNLESINFTSWKTMMLQGFTRLWTELSITLIMKGTNSEYHTIWSEFGIIDFSCNNFGGEIPNAIGDLTSLHQLNLSHNALNGSIPNSFGQLRKLESLDLSVNRLIGPIPVELAVLTFLQVLNLSYNKLVGEIPNGRQLQTFSADSFKGNAGLCGFNLNISCSDSDDSDHLSPQEDENGEEKSEIEWEYVSSALGYVVGLGSIAWTLLCRRSFRERYFQKIEEIVDKIFYERARKRRHERRRKRLEMRKEIRRQQRS, encoded by the coding sequence ATGCTTCCAAAGTTGTTCTTCATCATTATTTCTACACTAATTTCCTCCTTCACCTTCACCAATTCTTATACCCAATGTCTTCACCATCAGAAAACCTTGTTGCTTCAACTCAAGGATGAATTGGACTTCTATTCCTCTCTTTCAACAAAATTGGTGCGATGGAATGAAAGTGATGAGTGCTGCAAGTGGCACGGTGTGGAATGTGATGTTGCTGGCTACGTCGTCAGTTTGCAGCTCGATAATGAGTCCATTTCTGGTGGAATCGCGGATTCATCGAGTCTCTTCAAACTTATGCATCTGCAGAAGCTAAATCTAGCCTACAATTCTTTCAACAACACTCCCATTCCGAAAGGTATTCACAATCTCACCTATTTGACACACTTGAATTTATCCAGTGCTGAATTTGGTGGGCAGGTTCCCGCTGAAATTTCTTCCTTGAGGAGGTTGGTTAGTCTTGATATCTCCTATGGTTTTACAATATCTGTGAAACTGGAGATGCTTGTCTCAAATCTAACAGGGCTTCGAGAGCTCTATCTTGATTATGCCAATGTTAATTCCGCTCATGAGAGGAGAAAATGGAGCCCCATTATAGCATCATATTTACCCAACCTCACCGCGTTGAGCTTGAGTGGTTGTTGGTTATCTGGGCCTTTAGCTAAGTCCTTTTGGCAactccattccctttccatccTTCGACTAGATTTTAATGAAGATCTTGAAATAGAACTTCCAGACTTGTTCGCCAATTTTCCAAGTTTGACCACCTTGAGTCTTTCTGATTGCAGTTTGAAGGGTTCGATTCCACCCACCTTTGCTAACCTAACCAACCTGATTCGTGTCGATTTGTCAGGCAATTCATTCTCTGGTAATATTCCGCACTCTCTCTTTGCTAACCTAACCAAGCTGATTCGTCTCGATTTGTCAAGTAACTTCTTCACAGGCTCACTTTCTTCTATGCTGTTTGAAGGTCTTTCCAATCTTAGTTATTTAGATTTGAAGAGTAATTCATTCTCTGGAAACATTCCTCACTCTATCTTTGCTCTCCCTTCATTGTTGCAACTTTATCTCAGAAATAATCAGTTTAATGGCACTTTGCAACTAGACAAATGTCAAAACCTTGCCAATCTAATCTTTCTTGATCTATCTGAAAATAGATTATCAGTAGATGTTGGCAACCTCAATTCAACTTCATATGGAAGTCTCCAACTAAAAGAGTTAAGACTAGCTTCTTGCAACTTGTCACATTTTCCTAATTTCATCAAACATTCTGATGATTTGAGAACACTAGACCTCTCATACAATCGGATTGGTGGGGAGATACCTAGTTGGATTTGGGGAACACAACTTCAGTATTTGAACCTCTCTTTCAATCTTCTAACACATCTGCAAAAGCCTTACCATATCCCTGCTTCTCTTGAAGAGCTATATTTGTACTCTAACCAGCTCAAGGGTGAGTTGCACCTGCCCATTCCACCTGCGTCTCAACTCATGTACTTGTATCTTGCTAATAACAGTTTAAGTGGATCGATTCCAACCTCCCTTTGCAGTGCCACACAACTCTATTTTCTTGACTTGTCTGCCAATGAATTAAGTGGCGGCATACCCCCTTGCTTACTTGAGCGAAACATTTCAGACTTAGATCTAAGCCGAAACAACATCAGCGGTAGCATTCCAGATAATTTTCCCATGGATTGTCAACTTGGATATTTGGATCTCAACAATAATACTTTAGAAGGGAAAATCCCAAGGTCCCTTGAAAGATGCGAGTGGTTGCGGTTCATGAATGTTGGGAACAACAACATCAATGACAGTTTCCCGTGCATGCTATCATCGACGTTGAGCTTTCTTGTTTTGCACTCTAACAGATTCTATGGAGAAGTAAGATGTCACAACAGGAGCTGGGATGATCTCCAAATTCTAGATATATCTTCCAATCAGTTCAGTGGAAATCTGGAATCGATAAACTTTACTAGTTGGAAGACAATGATGCTACAGGGTTTCACACGATTGTGGACTGAATTAAGCATCACATTAATCATGAAAGGGACAAATTCAGAGTATCACACGATTTGGTCAGAGTTTGGTATCATTGATTTCTCTTGCAATAATTTCGGCGGAGAGATACCAAATGCAATTGGTGATCTTACCTCACTTCATCAGCTCAACCTCTCCCACAATGCCCTCAATGGAAGCATCCCAAACTCATTTGGTCAGTTGAGGAAACTCGAATCACTCGACCTCTCTGTAAATCGACTCATCGGGCCAATACCAGTGGAGCTTGCAGTGCTCACATTTCTTCAAGTCCTGAATCTTTCCTACAATAAGCTGGTTGGAGAGATCCCAAATGGGCGTCAGTTACAAACATTTTCAGCTGATTCCTTCAAAGGAAATGCGGGGTTGTGTGGTTTCAATCTCAACATAAGCTGCAGTGATAGTGATGACAGTGATCATTTGTCCCCACAAGAAGATGAAAACGGGGAAGAGAAGAGTGAGATCGAGTGGGAGTATGTATCTTCTGCGCTTGGTTATGTTGTGGGATTAGGAAGCATTGCATGGACGCTTTTATGCCGCAGAAGCTTCAGAGAAAGATATTTCCAGAAAATAGAAGAGATTGTTGACAAGATTTTCTACGAGAGAGCGAGGAAAAGAAGAcatgaaagaagaagaaaaagactAGAGATGAGAAAAGAGATTAGGAGACAGCAGAGAAGTTGA